In one Candidatus Hydrogenedentota bacterium genomic region, the following are encoded:
- the rpoC gene encoding DNA-directed RNA polymerase subunit beta', whose amino-acid sequence MAKYIPTTGERFDSLAIRLASPEEILKWSRGEVKKPETINYRTFKPEKDGLFCERIFGPVKDWECGCGKYKKVKHRGITCDRCGVEITESKVRRERMGCIRLAVHVTHIWFFKTTPSCIGNLLDLSIRILERIIYFEHYIVIDPGDTSLEKMQTLTEDQYQDARSEFGDRFKAKMGAEAIKELLEEIDIDALSAELHNQFAHTTSLQSRAKAIKRLKVVEAIRKSGNNPAWMVLDVVPVIPPDLRPLVPLEGGRYATSDLNDLYRRVINRNNRLKRLIELRAPEVILRNEKRMLQEAVDALFDNGRHGRTVLGAGNRPLKSLSDMLKGKQGRFRQNLLGKRVDYSGRSVIVVGPELKLHQCGLPKKMALELFEPFIIHEIKKRGIATTIKAAKRAIAQGRTEVWDILEDVITDHPVLLNRAPTLHRLGIQAFQPVLIEGKAIRIHPLVCRAFNADFDGDQMAVHVPLMPAAQLEARLLMLSTTNIFSPSDGRPIVTPSQDIVLGISWMTKHRPGVKGEWKKEWTGKNGEILKPGRVYDSVASVIMAYNLGAVDIHAAIKIRYDGKIVDTTVGRVLFLDALAPEIRLDDVNKEQNQSSIGDIIARAYARHGHNKTVELLDKLKAVGFKYATLAGISIAVSDMIVPAAKKELIASTEKEVVRIDEMYQNGLITEGERYNMIIDQWTATTERVSAAMLEEMAKNEQGFSGIYLMFSSQARGTKQQIRQLAAMRGLMAKPSGDIIESPIMSNFREGLTVIEYFISSHGARKGLADTALKTADAGYLTRRLVDVSQDVTIEEEDCGTLNGIWVEALMDGENEVASIEERIFGRFALDDIMVPGQAEPIVRANEMITEEKAAKIKAAGLPGVRIRSVMTCQSKRGVCQRCYGRNLATGQLIELGEAVGIISAQSIGEPGTQLTMRTFHIGGAASRQVESTEIKAYDGGVIEFRNVRTAVNREGKTVVVNRGGELIIFGPEQKEVQRALTPPGAVLLVENQQKVRKGQVIMERDPYNDSIVAEASGLVHLEGMIEGITMRVDINPDTGLEERVITDHKQDLHPQISILGKHDEVLTFATIPAQTHVLVKDGDKVRAGDLLAKAPRQLSKTKDITGGLPRVAELFEARQPKDPAVISHIDGIIELGAAAKGMRKVKVVPQVGKERIYTIPPGKHLNVQAGDRVYAGQRLTDGPVILNDILEVQGEDALRKYLLDEVQLVYRLQGVRINDKHIETIIRQMLRKVRIKDDPGDTVFLAHEEVDKIRFREVNEETQRRNGRPAEAEPLLQGVTKAALSTESFVAAASFQQTTRVLTEAALSGKRDHLRGLKENVIIGHLIPAGTGSPHYQDTQVVLNETVSQDFSDELEVGIQLTGEDELDEAAS is encoded by the coding sequence TTGGCCAAGTACATACCAACCACCGGAGAGCGTTTCGATTCGCTGGCCATTCGGCTGGCATCGCCCGAGGAGATCCTAAAGTGGTCGCGCGGCGAGGTCAAGAAGCCCGAAACCATCAACTACCGCACCTTCAAGCCGGAAAAGGACGGTCTCTTCTGCGAGCGCATTTTCGGCCCCGTGAAGGACTGGGAATGCGGCTGCGGCAAATACAAGAAGGTCAAGCACCGCGGGATTACCTGCGATCGGTGCGGTGTCGAAATCACGGAATCCAAGGTTCGTCGCGAGCGCATGGGCTGCATCCGGCTGGCCGTGCACGTGACGCACATCTGGTTTTTCAAGACCACGCCGAGTTGCATCGGCAACCTGCTCGACCTTTCGATTCGCATTCTTGAGCGCATCATCTATTTCGAGCATTACATTGTCATCGATCCGGGCGACACCTCGCTTGAAAAGATGCAGACGCTCACCGAGGACCAGTATCAGGATGCGCGATCCGAATTCGGCGACCGGTTCAAGGCCAAAATGGGCGCCGAAGCCATCAAGGAACTTCTGGAGGAAATTGACATAGACGCGCTGTCGGCCGAACTGCACAACCAGTTCGCCCACACGACGTCGCTTCAGTCCCGCGCGAAGGCCATCAAGCGCCTCAAGGTGGTCGAGGCGATTCGCAAGTCAGGCAACAATCCCGCGTGGATGGTCCTCGACGTGGTGCCGGTCATCCCGCCGGATTTGCGGCCGCTCGTCCCGCTGGAAGGCGGACGCTACGCCACGAGCGATCTGAACGATTTGTACCGCCGCGTCATCAACCGCAACAACCGCCTGAAGCGTCTCATCGAACTCCGTGCGCCCGAAGTCATTTTGCGCAACGAGAAACGCATGCTCCAGGAAGCGGTGGACGCGCTGTTCGACAACGGCCGGCACGGGCGCACCGTGCTGGGCGCCGGCAACCGCCCGCTGAAATCCCTGAGCGACATGCTCAAGGGCAAACAGGGCCGTTTCCGCCAGAACCTGCTCGGCAAGCGCGTGGACTATTCGGGCCGTTCGGTCATCGTGGTCGGGCCGGAACTCAAACTGCACCAGTGCGGTCTGCCCAAGAAGATGGCCCTCGAACTGTTCGAACCCTTCATCATTCACGAGATCAAGAAACGCGGCATCGCCACGACCATCAAGGCCGCCAAACGCGCCATCGCGCAGGGCCGCACCGAAGTCTGGGACATCCTCGAAGACGTCATCACGGATCACCCCGTTCTGTTGAACCGCGCGCCGACGCTGCACCGGCTGGGCATCCAGGCCTTCCAGCCCGTTCTCATCGAAGGAAAGGCCATCCGGATTCATCCGCTGGTCTGCCGCGCGTTCAACGCGGACTTCGACGGCGACCAGATGGCCGTCCATGTGCCGCTGATGCCCGCCGCGCAACTCGAAGCGCGCCTGCTCATGCTTTCGACGACCAATATCTTCTCACCGTCCGACGGACGGCCGATCGTGACGCCCAGCCAGGACATTGTTTTGGGCATCTCTTGGATGACCAAGCACCGCCCCGGCGTAAAGGGTGAATGGAAGAAGGAGTGGACCGGCAAAAACGGCGAGATTCTTAAACCGGGCCGGGTCTACGATTCCGTGGCGTCCGTGATTATGGCCTACAATCTGGGCGCGGTGGACATTCACGCCGCCATCAAGATTCGGTATGACGGCAAAATTGTGGACACGACCGTGGGCCGGGTGCTTTTCCTAGACGCCTTGGCGCCGGAAATCCGCCTCGACGACGTCAACAAAGAACAGAACCAATCGTCCATCGGCGACATCATCGCGCGCGCCTATGCCCGCCATGGCCACAACAAGACCGTCGAACTGCTCGACAAACTCAAGGCCGTGGGGTTCAAGTACGCAACGCTCGCCGGCATTTCGATCGCGGTCAGCGACATGATCGTGCCCGCCGCCAAAAAGGAATTGATCGCTTCCACGGAAAAAGAGGTCGTTCGCATTGACGAAATGTACCAAAACGGCCTGATTACCGAAGGCGAACGCTATAACATGATCATTGACCAGTGGACCGCCACCACCGAGCGTGTGTCCGCGGCCATGCTCGAGGAAATGGCGAAGAACGAACAGGGTTTCAGCGGCATCTACCTCATGTTCTCCTCGCAGGCGCGCGGCACCAAGCAGCAGATCCGCCAGTTGGCCGCCATGCGCGGTCTCATGGCCAAGCCTTCCGGCGACATCATCGAATCGCCCATCATGTCGAACTTCCGCGAGGGACTGACGGTCATCGAATATTTCATCTCGTCGCACGGTGCGCGCAAAGGCCTGGCGGATACGGCGCTCAAGACCGCCGACGCCGGTTATCTCACGCGGCGTCTCGTGGACGTTTCACAGGACGTGACCATCGAGGAAGAAGACTGCGGAACGCTGAATGGCATCTGGGTCGAAGCGTTGATGGACGGCGAAAACGAGGTGGCGTCCATCGAGGAACGCATCTTCGGGCGTTTCGCGCTCGACGACATCATGGTGCCGGGCCAAGCCGAACCGATCGTCCGCGCCAACGAAATGATTACGGAAGAAAAGGCCGCGAAGATCAAGGCGGCGGGCCTGCCGGGCGTGCGCATTCGATCCGTCATGACCTGTCAATCCAAGCGCGGCGTGTGCCAGCGGTGCTATGGGCGCAACCTGGCCACGGGACAACTCATCGAACTGGGCGAGGCGGTCGGCATCATTTCGGCGCAGTCCATCGGCGAACCGGGAACTCAGCTGACGATGCGCACATTCCATATCGGCGGCGCGGCCAGCCGACAGGTCGAATCCACCGAAATCAAGGCCTACGACGGCGGCGTCATCGAGTTCCGCAACGTGCGCACCGCCGTCAACCGGGAAGGCAAGACCGTCGTCGTGAACCGGGGCGGCGAACTCATCATTTTCGGCCCCGAGCAAAAGGAAGTCCAGCGCGCGCTGACACCCCCCGGAGCGGTCCTGCTGGTCGAAAACCAGCAGAAAGTCCGCAAGGGGCAGGTTATCATGGAGCGCGATCCGTACAACGATTCGATCGTCGCGGAGGCCTCCGGCCTGGTCCACTTGGAAGGCATGATTGAGGGTATCACCATGCGCGTGGACATCAATCCCGACACGGGCCTTGAAGAACGCGTGATTACCGATCACAAGCAGGATCTGCACCCGCAGATCTCCATTCTCGGCAAGCATGATGAGGTGTTGACGTTCGCCACCATCCCTGCGCAGACCCATGTGCTGGTCAAGGACGGCGACAAGGTGCGCGCGGGCGATCTGCTCGCCAAGGCCCCGCGCCAGTTGAGCAAGACGAAGGACATCACCGGCGGTCTGCCGCGTGTCGCCGAACTTTTCGAGGCGCGCCAGCCGAAGGATCCGGCCGTCATCAGCCATATTGACGGCATCATCGAACTCGGCGCCGCCGCCAAGGGCATGCGCAAGGTCAAGGTCGTGCCGCAAGTCGGCAAGGAACGCATCTACACCATTCCGCCCGGAAAACATCTCAACGTCCAGGCGGGCGACCGCGTGTATGCCGGCCAGCGCCTGACCGACGGCCCGGTCATCCTGAACGACATCCTGGAAGTCCAGGGCGAGGACGCGCTGCGCAAGTACTTGCTCGATGAGGTTCAATTGGTGTACCGCCTTCAGGGCGTGCGTATCAACGACAAGCATATCGAGACTATCATCCGCCAGATGCTGCGCAAGGTCCGCATCAAGGACGATCCCGGCGACACCGTTTTCCTCGCCCATGAAGAAGTGGACAAAATCCGGTTCCGCGAGGTCAACGAGGAAACCCAGCGGCGCAACGGGCGGCCCGCCGAGGCCGAACCGCTGCTCCAAGGCGTGACCAAGGCGGCGCTAAGCACCGAAAGTTTCGTGGCGGCGGCCTCGTTCCAGCAAACGACGCGCGTCCTCACCGAGGCGGCGCTCTCCGGCAAGCGCGACCATCTGCGCGGGCTTAAAGAGAACGTCATCATCGGCCACCTGATTCCGGCCGGCACGGGTAGTCCGCATTACCAGGACACCCAGGTCGTCCTCAATGAAACCGTCAGCCAGGACTTCTCCGACGAACTCGAAGTCGGCATTCAACTAACCGGCGAAGACGAGTTGGACGAAGCCGCTTCCTGA
- the thiD gene encoding bifunctional hydroxymethylpyrimidine kinase/phosphomethylpyrimidine kinase: protein MSPKDEIAPLRGVCCALTIAGSDSGGGAGIEADLKTFAMLGVHGMAAVTAVTAQNTVAVTDIFDLPPAFVAGQIRAVAEDIGIDAAKTGMLSNAHIVEAVAEAIRAHDIRNLVVDPVMVAKSGDTLLRADARNALCNRLLPHALIVMPNIPEAEILANRRIASADDIPDAAKRIHAFGPKYVLIKGGHLQQDVARDYLFDGFAQRTFDAPRIETRNTHGTGCTYSAAVTACLARGYDVPDAVQRAKEYLTEAIRQSYPLGHGHGALNHAWPLEW, encoded by the coding sequence ATGTCGCCAAAGGATGAGATCGCCCCGCTTCGCGGCGTTTGCTGCGCCCTGACGATCGCCGGCAGCGATTCCGGCGGCGGCGCGGGCATCGAGGCTGATCTCAAGACATTTGCCATGCTGGGCGTGCACGGCATGGCGGCGGTGACCGCGGTGACGGCGCAGAACACGGTGGCGGTAACCGACATCTTCGATCTGCCGCCCGCATTCGTGGCCGGGCAGATTCGCGCCGTAGCCGAAGATATCGGCATAGATGCCGCCAAGACGGGCATGCTGTCGAACGCGCATATCGTCGAGGCGGTTGCGGAGGCGATCCGGGCGCACGACATCCGGAATCTCGTCGTGGATCCCGTCATGGTGGCCAAGAGCGGCGACACGCTGTTGCGGGCCGACGCGCGCAACGCACTGTGCAACCGGCTGCTGCCCCATGCCCTGATCGTCATGCCAAACATCCCCGAGGCCGAAATTCTTGCGAACCGGCGCATCGCATCGGCCGACGACATCCCCGACGCCGCGAAACGCATACACGCATTCGGCCCGAAGTATGTCTTGATCAAGGGCGGCCACTTGCAGCAGGACGTCGCGCGCGATTATCTGTTCGATGGATTCGCCCAGCGGACCTTCGATGCGCCACGCATCGAAACGCGAAACACGCACGGCACGGGCTGCACCTATTCGGCGGCCGTTACGGCATGTCTGGCGCGCGGATACGACGTGCCCGACGCCGTCCAGCGCGCCAAAGAATACCTGACCGAAGCGATACGCCAAAGTTACCCGCTCGGCCATGGCCACGGCGCGCTCAATCACGCGTGGCCGCTCGAATGGTGA
- a CDS encoding long-chain-fatty-acid--CoA ligase, producing MIISDLLDQLTEERNDKTFIFCDDQEYGYKTIRDRGAWIAANLARRGVGKGDKIILLMGNCMEFVYLFLGVGRIGAVIVPVNPMLKPEEIAYIATNADATTLIMLPDFVPLLPVLRQMAPTLRHVFVMGDKSAEGTEPFSALLEPVAEIPKADVTEQDDAALIYTSGTTGAPKGVILTHRNYIWNARMVLRSTILQPTDRFLCVLPMFHVNAQVVTLLVPLMGGADLVLMTKFNALGILPMIAKYKISIMSAVPTIYAILCANPKAGEYDIRSMRFFVSGAAPMPEDTYLATQRVLKTPLIQGYGLSEATCASAVADHMDPIRWNSCGPALRYTRIRIVDSSGKDVPTGAIGEILVSGPTVMKGYYKNPEATAEVLKDGWLSTGDLGRFDEEGYLYIVGRLKDMIIRGGQNIYPAQIEGVLLRMEGIAEAAVIGVDEPRWGQEVLAVVKLAEGAELTEKEIIAFCREHLAPYKCPRYVRFVPELPKTATGKIKKNILAEQFADVAKG from the coding sequence GTGATAATTTCAGACCTGTTGGATCAGTTGACCGAGGAACGGAACGACAAAACCTTCATTTTCTGCGACGATCAGGAGTATGGCTATAAAACCATTCGCGACCGGGGCGCATGGATTGCCGCCAATCTCGCCCGGCGCGGCGTCGGCAAGGGCGACAAGATCATCCTGCTGATGGGCAATTGCATGGAATTCGTCTATCTGTTCCTCGGCGTCGGGCGGATTGGCGCGGTGATCGTGCCCGTCAATCCGATGTTGAAACCCGAGGAGATCGCCTATATCGCAACCAATGCGGACGCGACAACGCTGATCATGCTGCCGGACTTCGTGCCGCTGCTGCCGGTCCTCAGGCAAATGGCGCCGACCCTGCGGCATGTCTTCGTGATGGGCGACAAGTCCGCCGAAGGCACGGAACCGTTTTCGGCGCTGTTGGAACCTGTGGCGGAAATTCCCAAGGCGGATGTCACCGAACAGGACGATGCAGCCCTTATTTACACGTCGGGAACGACCGGCGCGCCGAAGGGCGTCATCCTGACGCACCGCAATTACATCTGGAATGCCCGCATGGTGCTCCGTTCGACCATATTGCAACCGACGGATCGTTTCCTGTGCGTCTTGCCGATGTTTCACGTCAATGCCCAGGTCGTGACACTGCTTGTGCCGCTGATGGGCGGCGCGGATCTCGTCCTGATGACGAAATTCAACGCGCTGGGCATCCTGCCGATGATCGCCAAATACAAGATTTCAATCATGAGCGCGGTCCCGACCATTTATGCCATTTTGTGCGCGAATCCGAAAGCCGGCGAATACGACATCCGTTCGATGCGCTTCTTTGTTTCGGGCGCGGCCCCGATGCCGGAGGACACTTACCTTGCCACGCAGCGCGTATTGAAGACGCCGCTGATCCAGGGCTACGGACTGAGCGAAGCCACCTGCGCAAGCGCCGTCGCGGATCACATGGATCCCATCCGCTGGAATTCCTGTGGCCCCGCCCTGCGCTACACACGCATACGAATCGTGGACTCCAGCGGAAAAGACGTGCCCACCGGGGCAATCGGCGAAATTTTGGTTTCCGGGCCGACCGTGATGAAGGGGTATTACAAGAATCCCGAGGCGACCGCGGAAGTGCTCAAGGACGGCTGGCTGTCAACGGGCGACCTCGGACGTTTCGACGAGGAGGGATACCTCTACATCGTCGGGCGCTTGAAAGACATGATCATCCGGGGCGGACAGAACATCTACCCCGCCCAGATCGAAGGCGTTCTCCTGCGCATGGAAGGCATCGCGGAGGCGGCCGTGATCGGGGTTGACGAACCGCGCTGGGGCCAGGAAGTGCTGGCCGTCGTGAAACTCGCCGAGGGCGCTGAGTTGACCGAAAAGGAAATTATCGCCTTCTGCCGGGAGCATTTGGCGCCCTACAAATGTCCGCGTTACGTCCGGTTTGTTCCCGAATTGCCCAAAACAGCCACTGGCAAGATCAAAAAGAACATCCTTGCGGAGCAATTTGCCGATGTCGCCAAAGGATGA
- a CDS encoding type II secretion system F family protein, which yields MAPTAEKPAGPIKRVRRKAAANAESASPARAGNSVSVEVLAPSAPPPERLAGGAIRHADITMFLRQLIMLLEAGTPILKSLRALSERGEKAALRSLVADIAQHVEMGNTLWQAFERHPRHFDVVFVNLIKASEASGTLVTVLQRVVAYRDRHEMLRKRVRGAMFYPVILLVACFGAVLFIARVVVPEFEGMFSKFDVEMPAMTRYFMGAAKVAGTFWWVAILAVVAAAVAYKYWYVRNPLRRLAADRAKLRIPIVGPILRKNAVVEMSRTLALLLRSGLSMMATLELVRNAIHNRAVAETLQSMRDSVERGGGLEAPLRAASDIIPPVVADMFVTGEESGRLDTIAEQVADTYEEEVNIAISTIGDALQPILTVFIGVLVILLMLAVFVPLITMIDQLGAGGA from the coding sequence ATGGCACCGACTGCAGAAAAACCCGCAGGGCCCATCAAACGGGTGCGCCGCAAGGCAGCGGCCAACGCCGAAAGCGCGAGCCCGGCCCGCGCTGGAAATTCCGTGTCGGTCGAGGTGCTGGCGCCGTCCGCCCCGCCCCCGGAACGACTGGCCGGCGGGGCGATTCGCCACGCGGACATCACGATGTTTTTGCGGCAGCTCATCATGCTGCTCGAGGCAGGCACGCCCATTCTGAAATCGCTGCGCGCGCTTTCGGAACGCGGCGAAAAGGCGGCGCTTCGTTCGTTGGTGGCGGACATTGCCCAGCATGTCGAAATGGGCAATACCCTCTGGCAGGCCTTTGAGCGGCATCCGCGCCATTTTGACGTGGTGTTCGTGAATCTCATCAAGGCCAGCGAGGCCAGCGGCACGCTCGTCACCGTGCTTCAACGGGTGGTGGCCTATCGCGACCGTCACGAGATGCTCCGCAAACGCGTGCGGGGCGCCATGTTCTACCCGGTCATCCTCCTGGTGGCTTGTTTCGGCGCCGTCCTGTTCATCGCGCGGGTCGTCGTGCCCGAATTCGAGGGCATGTTCTCGAAGTTCGACGTGGAAATGCCGGCCATGACGCGCTACTTCATGGGCGCGGCCAAGGTAGCCGGAACGTTTTGGTGGGTGGCCATCCTCGCCGTCGTGGCGGCGGCCGTCGCCTACAAATACTGGTATGTGCGCAATCCCCTGCGCCGTTTGGCGGCCGACCGGGCCAAACTGCGCATTCCGATTGTCGGGCCGATCCTGCGTAAAAACGCCGTCGTCGAAATGTCCCGCACCTTGGCCCTTCTGCTGCGCAGCGGCCTTTCCATGATGGCCACGCTGGAACTCGTCCGCAACGCGATTCACAACCGCGCCGTCGCCGAAACGCTGCAATCCATGCGCGATTCGGTCGAGCGTGGCGGCGGACTCGAAGCGCCGTTGCGTGCGGCGTCCGACATCATTCCGCCGGTCGTGGCGGACATGTTCGTCACGGGGGAAGAATCCGGACGGCTCGATACCATCGCGGAGCAGGTCGCGGACACCTATGAAGAGGAGGTAAATATCGCGATCTCGACCATCGGCGACGCCTTGCAGCCGATATTGACCGTATTCATCGGGGTTCTCGTAATCCTGTTGATGCTGGCGGTGTTCGTGCCGCTGATAACCATGATTGACCAGCTGGGCGCGGGTGGCGCCTAG
- a CDS encoding type II secretion system protein: MNRSRPPRGFTLLELLTVIALMGVATTMGITMLFKVSDAWRETTRRMELDELASRIFNEMRKDFALVVSPAVDGASIRGSGRTATDDRFHRVPLEDDRMTLPVSLPLKPDEPPRRVDVTYRIDRQDGKTALLRTINLPGEAGAPIKVADGVLAMRIEYSERRSDGSWFAAWTKPELPAAVRVSLTIMDPLRPNEQISRKTVFPIWVN; this comes from the coding sequence ATGAATCGGTCACGACCGCCGCGCGGTTTTACCCTGCTTGAATTGCTCACGGTCATCGCCTTGATGGGCGTTGCGACGACCATGGGAATCACGATGCTTTTCAAGGTGTCGGACGCCTGGCGCGAAACCACCCGGCGCATGGAACTCGACGAATTGGCCTCGCGTATTTTCAACGAGATGCGGAAAGATTTCGCCTTGGTTGTGTCACCGGCCGTGGACGGCGCCTCGATTCGCGGATCGGGGCGCACGGCAACCGACGATCGGTTCCACCGGGTTCCGCTGGAAGACGACCGCATGACGTTGCCGGTGTCGTTGCCGTTGAAGCCGGATGAACCGCCGCGACGCGTGGACGTTACCTATCGGATTGACCGGCAAGACGGCAAGACGGCCCTGTTGCGCACGATAAACCTGCCGGGCGAAGCCGGGGCGCCGATAAAAGTGGCCGACGGCGTGCTGGCCATGCGTATCGAATACAGCGAACGCCGTTCCGACGGATCGTGGTTCGCGGCGTGGACCAAACCGGAATTGCCGGCCGCCGTCCGAGTCAGCCTGACGATCATGGATCCCCTCCGGCCCAATGAACAGATTTCGCGCAAAACAGTCTTTCCCATTTGGGTGAACTAA
- a CDS encoding type II secretion system protein, translating to MTDHCARTSRTRGFTLLEILVAIVVMGTGITVFVSLFGSSLALAQSNRLQTVAMQLAGECLHAVMNSPERYEWRLNSADPGALTPVTLLGEPADTRHSVHPPSTIPADRRSSRRDHVMYQNFTWQAYARVPEPGAAHVELTVVVRWNDKGRPCAYPLTSCLSRSAIPAKEGDAK from the coding sequence TTGACTGACCATTGCGCAAGGACAAGCCGCACGCGTGGTTTTACCTTGCTGGAAATTCTCGTGGCCATCGTGGTGATGGGCACGGGCATCACGGTTTTTGTCTCCCTGTTCGGATCCAGCCTTGCCCTTGCCCAGTCAAACCGCCTCCAGACGGTTGCGATGCAACTAGCCGGAGAATGTCTGCATGCCGTGATGAATTCACCCGAACGATACGAGTGGCGGTTGAACAGCGCCGATCCCGGCGCATTGACGCCCGTCACGCTGTTGGGCGAGCCGGCGGATACGCGTCATTCCGTGCATCCTCCCTCAACCATTCCGGCGGACCGGCGATCCAGCCGGCGCGATCACGTCATGTACCAGAACTTTACATGGCAGGCGTATGCGCGGGTGCCCGAGCCTGGCGCCGCCCATGTGGAGTTGACGGTGGTCGTTCGCTGGAACGACAAGGGCCGTCCCTGCGCATATCCACTCACCTCGTGCCTGTCGCGATCCGCGATACCGGCCAAGGAGGGGGACGCGAAATGA
- a CDS encoding PilT/PilU family type 4a pilus ATPase, producing the protein MQEIVLGLGRQKSLRSVVSMAEAQLRKTQGVPRKIVARSDTVEVTAERGDFKGDFETFSFSARVSRSVANALRTIAIEYSDACSLEEESGIHLVHCPAVGNAFSPRSFEAVDKLSGAIPLPETWRVSGDNYRIDTISSELLFQALLQYKASDVHLSPGETPVFRVDGSTLRSELIGVLSSAQIYALIRQLASDIYWREFEEYKQTSFSFHQVGLGYARVSAFMKSGAPHCTLRFLPENIPSFEDLNIPKETMVKLAQLHHGLVLITGMTGSGKTTTAAALVDWINSTATDHIITIENPIEYVHTNKKSIISQRNLGSDVNSFGEAVRGALRHDPDVIVIGEMRDPDTIRSAINAAATGHLVISTLHSNTAYEVVNRIVSFFDPIERDLVRLQLRDCTRCVICQRLVPKVGGGRIPALEIMFNDIKPINDGICEGDTDGIRIGMQQTVSHSFLFEDYLLKLYKAGKIDLEHARTYSTDESVLDQMIMGTYSVPRLDSLKELRHAGRA; encoded by the coding sequence ATGCAGGAAATTGTGTTGGGTTTGGGCCGGCAGAAAAGCCTGCGGTCGGTTGTGTCAATGGCGGAAGCGCAGCTTCGCAAGACGCAGGGCGTTCCGCGCAAGATCGTCGCGCGTTCGGATACGGTCGAGGTCACGGCGGAGCGCGGCGATTTCAAGGGCGATTTCGAGACGTTTTCATTCTCAGCGCGCGTCTCGCGCAGCGTGGCCAACGCGCTTCGCACGATCGCGATCGAATATTCCGACGCCTGCTCGCTCGAGGAGGAAAGCGGCATCCATCTCGTTCATTGTCCGGCGGTGGGCAATGCCTTTTCGCCGCGATCGTTCGAGGCGGTGGACAAGTTGTCGGGCGCGATTCCGTTGCCGGAGACATGGCGCGTGTCCGGCGACAACTACCGCATAGACACGATTAGTTCGGAACTGCTGTTCCAGGCCTTGTTGCAGTACAAGGCGAGCGACGTGCACCTGTCGCCGGGCGAGACGCCCGTGTTTCGCGTGGACGGTTCGACGCTGCGATCGGAACTCATCGGCGTGTTGTCGAGCGCGCAGATCTATGCGTTGATTCGGCAGTTGGCTTCGGACATCTACTGGCGGGAATTCGAGGAATACAAACAAACGAGTTTCAGTTTCCACCAGGTGGGGCTGGGTTATGCGCGCGTGTCGGCGTTCATGAAGTCCGGCGCGCCGCACTGCACGTTGCGTTTCCTGCCGGAAAACATTCCGTCGTTCGAGGATCTGAACATTCCAAAGGAGACCATGGTCAAACTGGCGCAGCTTCATCACGGGCTGGTGCTCATCACCGGCATGACGGGGTCCGGGAAGACCACCACCGCCGCCGCGCTTGTGGACTGGATCAATTCCACGGCCACGGACCATATCATCACCATCGAAAACCCCATCGAATACGTTCACACAAACAAGAAATCCATCATTTCCCAGCGCAATCTGGGTTCGGACGTGAACTCTTTCGGCGAGGCGGTGCGCGGCGCGCTGCGGCACGATCCCGACGTCATCGTCATCGGCGAAATGCGCGATCCGGACACCATTCGATCGGCCATCAACGCCGCGGCCACGGGCCATCTCGTCATCAGCACCCTGCACTCGAACACGGCCTACGAGGTGGTCAACCGCATCGTCAGTTTCTTCGATCCGATCGAGCGCGATCTGGTCCGGTTGCAATTGCGCGACTGCACGCGGTGCGTCATTTGCCAGCGGCTGGTCCCGAAGGTCGGCGGCGGCCGCATCCCGGCGCTCGAGATCATGTTCAACGACATCAAGCCCATCAACGACGGGATCTGCGAGGGCGACACCGACGGCATTCGCATCGGCATGCAGCAGACCGTTTCGCATTCGTTTCTGTTCGAGGATTACCTGCTCAAATTGTACAAGGCCGGTAAAATCGATCTCGAACATGCGCGCACGTATTCGACCGACGAAAGCGTGCTGGATCAGATGATCATGGGCACCTATTCGGTGCCGCGCCTTGACAGCCTCAAGGAATTGC